DNA sequence from the Diorhabda sublineata isolate icDioSubl1.1 chromosome 6, icDioSubl1.1, whole genome shotgun sequence genome:
TAGTTATTGGGACTATTGCAGCAAGCTATTGGTTTTGGTTCACAAGAATGGTGTTATTGGAGCACTAGTGATAAGAACAATTTGGTTTTGGATGCTAAAAATTCCTGGGATTGCTGTGCTGCTTAGATATTGGATTTGAGCGGACCGGTAAGtacaaaaacacaaagaaaaagTTCTTGTAGATTGTGAGTATttcctttcaatatttttccctTTAACCTCAACTTTTTTCTCTGCTAACGTAAGCAAAATGGGTGAAGAGTTCAAATCTTTGGTAAAAAAGCGTAGTAGTTTAAAGTCTTAGTTAACAAtgtttaaaacttattttgtcAAGTTGAATGCTTCCTTGGAAACGTTAACGGATGGTGTTGATAGGCCTTTTTTGTGGAATTAGATATGCGCTTAGAAAAAATGGGCGAATTGTTACCGGCATTTGATGCGATTCAGAATGAGATAGAATTTTTGGCGGATGCGGCTGAGTTGGAAAATCAGTTTACAGAACGTCAGAATTTCGAGgataatttttataggttttcaATGTTAGCGCGTAATTTACTGACAAAACATAATTTCTATGAGCTAGATAATGAAAAAGAATCTGTAAGATCGACTGCTTCAGGTTCAAGTTCCCATCGTAGTAAAAATGAACACGTGGCTCTAAAAGCATTGCCAAAATTTCCACCAATTCCAATTCCTACCTTTTCTGGAAAATCTGAAAATTGGCTGGAGTTCAGGGATACCTTTTCTTCTTTGGTTCACAAAAATGAAAGATTggataatatagaaaaatttcattttcttaggGGCGCATTGGACGGAGACGTAAAACAGTTTATTGGCACACTCGAATTTTCTGATAGTGGGTATGATGTTGTTTGGAACCTACTATTAGAAAGGTTTAACAATACTTTTTTGTTGGTTAATAATAACTTAAAATGTTTGGTTAATTTGCCAGAAATACAAAAGGAAAATGCTGTTGATCTTCGGAAAATGTTggatattttagttaaaaatctTAGATCGCTTAACTCATTGGAGGTGAATACAGAACACTGGGATATATTGGTTATATTTTTAGCATGTTCAAAACTTGATTCGCATACAAAAAGAGAGTGGGAGGAAGGAAAATTTTGAAGGTTTCCTAAAAGGTAAAGCCGATTTATTGGAATGCTTGGGGATGAATAACTCTGTAAGTATCATTAAAGAATGAGGGTTATATAGGGCAAAGCAAAAATCCTATGTTTCTGTTAAT
Encoded proteins:
- the LOC130445806 gene encoding uncharacterized protein LOC130445806, producing the protein MRLEKMGELLPAFDAIQNEIEFLADAAELENQFTERQNFEDNFYRFSMLARNLLTKHNFYELDNEKESVRSTASGSSSHRSKNEHVALKALPKFPPIPIPTFSGKSENWLEFRDTFSSLVHKNERLDNIEKFHFLRGALDGDVKQFIGTLEFSDSGYDVVWNLLLERFNNTFLLVNNNLKCLVNLPEIQKENAVDLRKMLDILVKNLRSLNSLEVNTEHWDILVIFLACSKLDSHTKREWEEGKF